The sequence TGTCTCTGTTATTCTAGCTATGTTCATTCTCTTTTTAACCATTGCACAAAAAGAAGTAGCTTTCACTCGACGTGGATATACGAATGGTGCGGCCGTCATCGTTGTGTTACTATTCCTACCTCTTGTGATTGTATGTAGAGAAGAACACGTATTGTACAAACTCAACAAACAAAACGAGGATTCTTCCTTTAATATCTCGATTAATGATCATCAAAAGCCTCATAGCTCAATCACCACAGAAAAAACAGAGAACTCGCGGTCGTATTTCTCAAAAATATGGAACAAACCCGAAAGAGGAGAAGATTTCAGCATCTTGCAAGCTATTTTCAGTATAGATATGACTCTTATCTTTTTAGCTACTTTTTCTGGATCTGGTTCTGCTCTTACAGCCATTGATAATTTAGGCCAAGTCGCTGAATCACTTGCCTACCCGTCAGAAGCTATAAGCATCATCGTTTCTTGGGTTTCCGTATTCAATTTCTTCGGTCGAATCTTCTCCGGTTTCATCTCCGAAAACTTCATGATCAAATACAAATTACCTCGTCCTCTAACGTTTGCTGTCGCCTTCTTCATCACTGGCATTGGCCAGCTTATTGTTGCGTATCCATCATCAGGTTCAGTCTTCATTGCTTCAATCGTAATCGGGTTCGGATTTGGAATGCAAGTGCCATTGCTATTCACCATAATCTCAGAGCTATTTGGGCTAAAACATTACTCAACATTGTTCAATTGTGGGCAACTGGTAGTCCCAATTGGGTCTTATATACTAAACGTGGATGTAGTAGGGAGAATATATGATAAAGAAGCATTAGTTGACGGTATAAAGTTGACGGGCAGGGGATTAATTTGTACCGGAGCTCATTGTTTTAATGGATCTTTCACAATTTTGTCTGGAGCGACATTGTTTGGTGCTATAGTTATGCTTGCATTGGCTTATAGGACAAGAGAATTCTACAAAGGAGATGTATATAAGAAATATAGAGACGACGTGTGGATTACTCCAACTGATATGGAGTTCTATCACTTAGATAAGAAGAAAATTCGTGATTAAATTACATTCATTTTGTTATGAACTCAATAGAGAgtcattttaaaattattgtttataatgGTTAAATTGCAAATTTAACCCCAATGTAACTGACAATCTTAGATAGTCCTTACCCTAATGACTATTTATTAGGTTTCGTTAGATCCTTGTTAGGACTATATTATTTTAGATTTCgaactaaatttgtaatttaacggtctttaattcaaaaaatgaaaaattcttTTATGTTAGTATGAAAGGCATCATATCTCTATATTTTGGTTATGTTGCGAAATTATATTGTTCCACACCGAAACACAAATACATATCTTCCTTATGTAATTAATTTGTGTTATATGTTTGAGTTTGTTGTATGACTTTCATGTTATTTATGTTaggagtcttttcaaaaatataaaaaagcggcaaaatatttacactgtatagaacaattccaaaaacgacAAAAACTTAGAGGCCCGCTGTGTAAAATACtgaaaatgccccgtcaaccacgccgtcaataatgtgcgcataatatatttgcgatcatttagatatggctataatttatacgcgatcgttagatatggttcaatatatacgccattgtttagatatggttcaatatatacgccattgtttagatatgactataatttatacgcgatcgtttagatatggcaacaatttatacgcgatcgtttagatatggctacaattatacgcgatcgtttagatttagttacccaaatgtaaacgcgtaaaaaaaaaagaagaaagatgatggaaatattaaacgacataaaaaagaatcagaaaagaagaagatgtaaatattaaacaatgtaaaaaagaataaaaaaaagaagaaagacggttgaaagaaatcacaaaatcagaaaagaagaaatacgatggaaagaaatcacaatgaaaaaaaagagaagaaatacgatggaaagatttaacgacataaaaaaacaattgaaaaataagaaagatgatggaaagaaatagcagaaaaaaaagaagaggaaaagaagaaagacgatgaaagaaatcgaagaggaagatgatgaaagaaatcgaagaggaagacgatgaaagaaatcgaagaggaagacgatgaaagaaatcaaagagaaatcgcgaggaagagaagggcaaacctggaatatttaaaaattggctaactttatgggctttgttacacggaccgtaaatagtttgatgttttgttacatttatgtaagtttccctttaTGTTATTGATGTTGTAGCGTAATTATCGAATATAtgttaaaaattttctttttctattaatCTTTGAATTTTCCAATGTTATCAATCAATTTGAGACTTTGTCATAAGTCCGTTTGGATTGTAGacaaaggaaaaggaaaattgaTCTTTATATGAAGATTAAGGTGAATCACCATTAAACTAAACTCATTTTGGTTTGTAAGGGTTCAACGTATGAGAGTTAGAGCTTGTATTTAgactttaaaaataatatatatattaactataGAAAATTTGCTCATTCACATTCATTACAATTAATGTCCAAAATTATATTACACAAATATGACTTTATTGCAACTCATGAAGGACTGTCCATATTATAACCTTGACGTAGGCCTTTCTCTTGTTCCATCGAGGAAATATCGCTTCGCCCCACCTAAACTAAAGAGTCGTGGTTTCCACTAGTGGGATATCTACCTGAAGcgaaagaaggaaagaagacTCATGACTCTTGATGGAACAAGAGGAGAGTTGGGCTACTTTCTGACTGAGCTTGATTTTAGTTTTTTGAAACACTATCACATACATCAATGCTgatatcaatgatagatttctatcaTGGATATAAACATGTTAGGGAATATAAATTCACTTGAATCATGGATTTTGGGTGGTTGTTGGATGTTGATACGAATCTATTGGGAAATAGACAAAACTAGCACCATTTTggttttatatttcaaaagtaGCAAGGTTTTAGAAAACTCGTAATTGTGTTTTTCTCGGTCAATCTTGCCTGAAATCAACCCTGATATTCTTCgcaaatttaaaaaagaaaatttatcgATCTCTCTCGACCGAATGTGTCACCGAGAATGtgcattttttattaaaaagttgaaaatataTGGATATAACAAATTACCAAAATACCCCTAGAATACAAACCGTTTGATATTCTCACAAAACCCTAAACTCTAAACACTTTTCTCATTTCGTTTGAAAACTAAGCGAGAACACTCCCAAAATAATTCGAATTTCCCTAATTCTTGCTTCCCTAAATTTGAAAAAGTCACACTCGAACTCAAATCGATCAAGGTGAGTTACTTTGAACGATTCCATAGTTCAGGTTTTAGTTTTTAGactatgttttttgttttttaatttgaaatatgAGACAGACAGGAAACTTTGTACTTTTGTTATTATGATGTAGTTATTGTTGAGTTAATCTGGGTCGATGTTATTGTTTTTCCTCATCTTCTTTGATGAATCTCGATGATTTCATGAATTTGGGTTTGTGCAGATGATGAATCTCGATTGAGACCTAGAAAATTGCCTTGAGATTCATTGAAGCAGTCTCGAGGTTAGATGAGTTTCACATGCATTTTATAGAGTAGTTTCAAGGACGATTTCACTCGAGATTAGATCGAGATTACCACACAAAATGCATGCAAAACCTAATCTCCTGGCATCTTGGTGCAATGTTGTCTGAGTTCAATTACTTATTACTGTTTTATCAATCGGAAATGCCCGAGATTGCCCCAAGATTTATCATAGAATACTGATTtacatatgttttctttttcttgcagATGCCTCTTGTCGCAAAGATAAATTCTAAGGACTTTTTCTTGGGCAACCTCACATGTTGTTGGCACTTAGCAAAGATAGTATCAAACATAAAAGACAAGCTTACACCCAAGCAAGTACACGTGTTTAGGAAAATAGTATTTGGTCACTTCCTGGACGTGAAGTTGGTTTTTAATGGATTGCTCTGCTACTATATCCTCTTGAGAGAGGTTGAAGACGAACATGAAGACATTATCGTCTCATTTAAACTATTTGGTCAAAAGATCTTCTTTGGGTGAGAGGACTTTGATACAATCACGGGATTGAGGGCTAAGCCGAGACATCCTATTTAGTTTGACACTGATAAAGCCTTAAGGTTAAGACCTTGACGATTAGTCCAGCATGAATGGGTTGGAGTTGGACAAAGATTATGTGACCCTTAATTTTGAGAGCGACGAAGATGCCGTGAAGATGTCGCTCTTCTACTTCATTAAGTTGGCCATGATGAGGAGAGAGGGGAGGCAACACATAAACTAAATTGTATTGGGCCTTATCGATGACATTGAGGACTTTATGAGCTATGATTGGGAGGAGCTGATATGGACCAAGACCCTATCTAGCTTGAAAGGGGCACTGAGGAGGAAGGTGGCTTAAAAAGAAGCCCTCAAACAAGAAGACCCCAGAGTCCTACAACCTATATAGTTTCCTATTTACCTTCAAGGTTAGAAACCGAATCTTgcttattatgttttatttagttatatgtcttttgatttttgttcttctctttaCCTTGTTCTTGCATATTTAGGTTTGTGCATACGAAATAGTGTCGTCTATAAGTGGGCGAGTAGCAAATATGACTTCACATGATCGATTCCATGCATCACGTAATGGAGTTGCACATACTCACCTCAGTTGAAGGTGATTAAGTCACAAGTCTTCGGGTCCCAAAAGGTAAGTCCCTGTTTCTTTTATTATTCTACTGTCATATTATGGTTTAGGTTTTAATTAGTGATAGTTTTTGTGTCACGCCCACCCTACAACATGTCCTGACCCTCATGTTACGACACTCAATGTGCCTGAGTAGCCTTGACGATTGCATGCAAAATGCCAGAATGCTTAGACTAAAACTTTAAACCTTACTCTTAACACTTAACTTGAACTTAACGCCTAGTTTAAACTGAACTTAATACCTTTATCTTTTAACTTAACTCAAATATGATACTTAAGCTACTAGATGACAAAGCTAAGGTTCAAGATTAAGAGTGAGCAATCTAGCGTTTCATTTTGAGGCATAAGGGCTACTCAAGTCATGTTCGCGTGCTGCAACAGAGGTTCAAAACGCGTTACGAGGTAGGGCGTGACGACTTGATATCAAAGTAATACGATCCTTGGGAATGAAACCTTGCAAGTTAGTAAGATTATTCTTTTGGAAAAGTTGAGCTAAAAATTTAAGATGTCTTTATAGGAAGTTTTGGAAAGACATCATGCCTAGAAGAGAACGAGGATGAGCTGGGAGTAGATCACATACTACAACTAACCCAGTATGGACTTAGAAGCTCATTCGATAAATCTAGATGttagaagagaaagagaagatgaattgTAGAATATAGTTGGATAAAGGTTGATTGAAGGATTGTTAAGAGCATCAGAGAAAAGTATGGAATAGAACTGATCAAAGCATTACGAGCCACATAATTCATAGAAACGGTGGAACTAGAGTAGGAGAAAAAATGGATAAGAACTATAGAGAAGTGTTTTAGAGTGGTGCAGTTtccagaagaaaaaaaagtagattTAACATTATTCCTACTTCAAGAAGAAGTAGAAGACTAGTGAATGTTAGAGGAGAACAAGCGAGGTAATGTTTGCTGGGAAGAGTTTAAGGAAATATTCAATGAAAAATATTTCTTAGACACTTACGAGGAAGAAAGGCAAGATGAATTTTTACATTTAGAATAAGGCGAACTCTTGATCGTGAAGTATGAGAAGAACTTTATAGAACTAGCTAAATAAGCAATGATAATGGTGGCAACATAAAGAGGTAGATGTAGGTGTTTTGAGTATAGTTTAAGACCAAAATAAGAACACCGGTCACAGCCTTAGCTATGCGATCTGATTATGTAGAGTTGGTGGATGCAGCTCTACGAGTTGAAAAGATTTGGGGGGAAAAAGATCAAGCTCTAGGTGagtggagaagaagaaaagaagagttAAAGGATTTAGTAAGCGATCTGAGTACAATTTTAGCCAGGGATCGCATTGGagttgttggaatttatgtcttaaaactcgtagtctgtagttaaaaatatattctattcaataaagtggttattgatgatttattaataaaaatagaatactataatattgaattcaataaattaaggtcttgagactatctagtgtagacttgaactttatgtaaagacataaatgtGAATcgagttcgagtatatagcccaaatggtctatagtatatgaataaggttgggtgccttatcctggaaacactatggatgtggcttgttttgtagttagtacaaacgatgcgattctaaatcgttcatgtagagacatgaaagtggaggTATCAtatataaagagtttacataagaccggaactatgaaatagtcacttttaagttataacactgttgactatataaaattgactatttcaattatgatgacctaggtgatttaatcttaatcctgagctaactatgaacttctattcaaacaCAATTATCTAAGAATTTAGTTGCTGAGAAGTTAAGTCACCAAGCGAGAAGAAGGGTTCTGGTGTTAGACATTCAGAGAAAGAAGGCAACTTAGTGTTTTGtgactgattttttttttttaaaaaaaagaatagtgtTTTGAAAACATTCTTTCTAAGTCTTGTGTTGTTATGAAATGTTTAAATGCATGTTGCATATTCTTGATGGTTattgaacaacttgtttatttGACAAGGATGTTCTAAAGCTAAAGTTGTTTTATGATGATTGTGTTAATTCTATGTATACGAGTAAACCATTAGCTTTATTCCTATCATAAGCTAATTATTATGTACACATAATGAGTTAAGGCAACGATGGGGCGAAAGGACCACATGGAAGTAAGAAGCTGGTCAATGCATTGAAAGGAGCATATTAAGTTAACAGTATGAGCAATGAGAAATGAATCGCCCTTGGCGAGTGAGAAGGACAAAAGGAAGTTCTAAAAAGTCGGAAGTCCTTagattgttgattttttttttgtcaagtTTGTTGAATATGCTGCAGTTGATGGTCCAATCCAATGTTTATATCAAAAGCCCATGAAATTGTTTAGACAAATATACGTCGTCGAGTTATGGGCGAATAAATATTTTTCGTCTGATTCATGTTAATTTTTTATTGCAATAATCTCATCTGCTTCTGTTGTAATTAGGTCTTGTAATAAATTCAACCTTGTAATTCTTCATTCTTGTAATAAAATCACTCTTTaataaattgatttttgtaATAAATGAGTCTCTTGTAATCAATTCATTCTTCTAATAAATTCATTCTTTCAATTATTACCATATTAAATTCATTCTTCCAATCAATGACCATAATAAATGCCttgtaattaatttcaattatatatCTCAGTTCATTGACATCCCGAGAATCACCAAATTCTATCACAAAATACTTTAGAATGCATGTTTTGATGTAGGTATCCTGCGTTCCACTGAGTTCTATCAGAAAATGCTTCAAAATGCATGTCTCGGTGTAGTGGTATCTCGAGTTCCACCAAGATCTATTACCTAATGCTTCACATACATAACTCGGAACATCATTGGCTTGAGATGCCCCGAGTTTTACATTAGAAAATAACATAAGTGATATCTTAGGGCATCGTTGGCCTAAGATGCCCTGAGTTTTAAAGGACAAAATGGCATAAGGGATATCTCGAGGCATTTTTGGCCCGAGATACCTTGAgttttaaataagaaattcaTAGAATGCTTATCTCGGTACAACATTGGCCCGAGATGCCCCGAATTTTAAATCGGAAATTCACATAATGCATTTCTTGGTGCAACATTGGCTTGAGATCAACCGAGATCTAAAACACACTTCTAAATGTTTTATGGATATCGATCAAATTTGGGCCCAAGATATATACTTAGGACTCGGGCCTTATTCTGCCTCATTTGGTGAAATCTATATTGGAATCCAtaaaaaattgatgaaaatacCCTCATGGACCAActattttgaatttattattGTAGTAGTTAGTGGTTTGTTGAAGAAGTTTTAAGCTTTCAAGTGTTCCACAACAAATTACAAGAAAGAAAGTGAGTTTCTAAAAGTGCTCTTTCC comes from Cucumis melo cultivar AY chromosome 12, USDA_Cmelo_AY_1.0, whole genome shotgun sequence and encodes:
- the LOC103502588 gene encoding uncharacterized protein LOC103502588 — protein: MGTKAWDYTKQVIQGRWFSVFAGLIMMVGNGSTYIYGTYSKVIKTEFNYSQTQLSILGFAKDLGSNVGIFAGLLAEVAPPWVLFLIGSVQNFTGFFLIWLSITHRIPQPKFWQMFLCVCLGTHSSNFANTAIMVTSVVNFPDRRGIILGLLNGYVGIGGAILTQIYLGIYGPKDPSNLVLLFAWLPSAVILVLSFSIRPICIHKHPEELKVFYHLLYVSVILAMFILFLTIAQKEVAFTRRGYTNGAAVIVVLLFLPLVIVCREEHVLYKLNKQNEDSSFNISINDHQKPHSSITTEKTENSRSYFSKIWNKPERGEDFSILQAIFSIDMTLIFLATFSGSGSALTAIDNLGQVAESLAYPSEAISIIVSWVSVFNFFGRIFSGFISENFMIKYKLPRPLTFAVAFFITGIGQLIVAYPSSGSVFIASIVIGFGFGMQVPLLFTIISELFGLKHYSTLFNCGQLVVPIGSYILNVDVVGRIYDKEALVDGIKLTGRGLICTGAHCFNGSFTILSGATLFGAIVMLALAYRTREFYKGDVYKKYRDDVWITPTDMEFYHLDKKKIRD